From Penicillium digitatum chromosome 5, complete sequence, one genomic window encodes:
- a CDS encoding UMTA methyltransferase family protein, protein MVSTPHEASSAPPEPSVTPTNAETPINALDPIAVDNFSDDTNSVFEDDMSDLTSLSSSVLEFEYENGRRYCSPRSGGYMMPNDEEEQDRMDLTHHIWLMLLGGELYNAPIKSSPQNILDLGTGTGIWAMDIAEKFPSAHVTGTDISPIQPTWVAPNIDFIVEDFESEWQYRLNHFDFIHARCLAGCVADWPGFIRRIYDHVKPGGYFESHESAVWARSDDGSLKQGSALMEWQKAINFAGDKSGRELNIYHKLKDWMLAAGFEDVSLTVYTLPFSPWPRDPHLKALGKYQAVQLQQAIDSYSLRLYTQVLGWGSDVAKIHNAMVKRELRDKRLHAYVQTVAVYGRKPLHF, encoded by the exons ATGGTTTCCACTCCCCACGAAGCGTCCTCGGCGCCACCCGAACCGTCGGTGACCCCAACCAACGCTGAGACCCCTATCAACGCGCTCGATCCAATTGCGGTCGATAATTTTAGCGAT GACACCAACAGTGTATTCGAAGATGACATGTCCGATCTCACCTCCCTGTCGTCAAGCGTACTTGAGTTTGAGTATGAAAATGGTCGGCGGTATTGCAGTCCCCGCTCA GGAGGTTACAT GATGCCGAATGACGAGGAGGAGCAGGATCGAATGGATCTG ACACACCACAT ATGGCTGATGCTACTAGGAGGAGAGCTCTACAATGCTCCTATCAAATCATCACCGCAGAACATCCTTGACCTGGGAACCGGAACAGGCATTTGGGCTATGGACATTGCCGA GAAATTTCCTAGCGCTCATGTCACTGGGACTGACATCAGCCCCATCCAGCCGACATGGGTGGCCCCAAATATCGATTTTATCGTGGAGGATTTTGAAAGTGAATGGCAGTATAGGCTAAACCACTTTGACTTTATCCATGCACGATGCCTGGCAGG TTGCGTGGCCGATTGGCCTGGATTTATCCGCCGAATCTACGACCACGTCAAACCCGGCGGCTACTTTGAATCGCACGAAAGTGCTGTGTGGGCTCGTAGTGACGATGGCTCCCTAAAGCAAGGTTCCGCGCTCATGGAATGGCAGAAGGCCATCAATTTCGCCGGCGACAAGAGCGGCCGGGAGCTGAACATCTACCATAAACTTAAGGACTGGATGCTTGCAGCTGGCTTTGAGGACGTCAGCTTGACGGTCTACACGCTGCCGTTCTCGCCCTGGCCACGCGATCCCCATCTGAAGGCCCTGGGGAAGTACCAGGCAGTGCAGTTACAGCAAGCCATCGACTCATATTCACTGCGCTTGTACACGCAGGTTCTGGGCTGGGGCTCGGATGTGGCCAAGATCCATAATGCTATGGTCAAGAGGGAGCTGCGGGATAAGAGGTTGCATGCCTATGTTCAAAC AGTCGCTGTGTATGGGAGAAAGCCTCTTCATTTCTAA
- a CDS encoding Thioesterase-like superfamily protein, with amino-acid sequence MESIQKLLAGIISLASWRNLALLLAVINLKSLPFIWHFRLLYHFIGNLRLKPSAPLLPEGRAAVDSRGKSTHPMFVPCMVTSRTPLLETDYNLHKSNSTYFTDLDVSRTALVTRIYSPGVGNVSKELDQEFLAASKKEGKPAPKRKPVSIVLGSVYCTFKREIKPFELYEMHSKVISWDAKWLYIMTCFMRPTPHSGGERVVLAVAVSKYVVKKGRLTVPPARILRASGFLPTPPLENEAKTTPAEADSSVEASDVDTPASGEGITAIEGVDGSLVREVLKMDDENLPSQETLDKQQKKNAESWDVKEWTWDRIEQERLRGLEVVNGYANLDTKLFEEWGQKF; translated from the exons ATGGAGAGCATACAAAAATTACTAGCTGGCATAATATCGCTCGCCTCATGGAGGAACCTGGCCTTGCTTCTGGCGGTGATTAACTTGAAAAGTCTCCCATTTATCTGGCAT TTCCGACTACTGTATCACTTCATAGGCAACCTGCGTTTGAAACCCAGTGCGCCACTTCTCCCCGAGGGAAGAGCTGCGGTGGACTCCCGAGGCAAATCAACGCATCCCATGTTCGTGCCATGCATGGTCACATCTCGCACGCCGTTGCTAGAGACCGATTACAATCTGCACAAATCAAACAGCACCTACTTCACGGATCTGGATGTTTCGCGTACAGCGCTTGTGACCCGAATTTATAGTCCTGGGGTCGGTAATGTGAGCAAGGAGCTAGACCAGGAATTCCTAGCCGCCAGCAAGAAGGAGGGAAAGCCGGCTCCAAAGCGGAAGCCGGTCTCGATTGTGCTCGGATCCGTTTACTGCACATTCAAGCGCGAAATCAAGCCATTTGAATTATATGAGATGCACTCGAAGGTCATCTCTTGGGATGCAAAGTGGTTGTACATCATGACCTGCTTCATGCGACCTACACCCCACAGTGGCGGCGAAAGGGTGGTCCTTGCTGTAGCCGTTAGCAAGTACGTGGTCAAAAAGGGTCGGCTGACTGTTCCCCCGGCACGGATTCTACGCGCTAGCGGATTCCTCCCAACCCCGCCATTGGAGAATGAAGCCAAGACTACACCAGCGGAGGCCGATTCCTCTGTCGAGGCTTCCGACGTTGACACTCCTGCCAGTGGCGAAGGTATCACGGCCATTGAAGGCGTGGATGGATCGTTGGTCAGAGAGGTATTGAAGATGGACGATGAGAATTTACCTAGCCAGGAGACACTGGATAAGCAGCAGAAAAAGAATGCGGAGTCGTGGGATGTCAAAGAGTGGACCTGGGATCGCATAGAACAGGAACGCCTGCGGGGACTGGAGGTTGTAAATGGATATGCTAATTTGGACACCAAGCTGTTCGAGGAATGGGGGCAAAAGTTCTAG
- a CDS encoding Thiamine pyrophosphate (TPP)-dependent enzyme, with translation MLKVSVEITLAGHLLKRLHHVGLQAVHAVPGNYNIEILREATDAGLEWVAYHSDLSAEVVADGYVRVKSIAALMSSFQNISSSVSTAITSSFRDRIPVVLVIRTPQRKAQAQATKFHHSFFDAQPDIPRQPDIFQILADCFENITITQEFLVDPGEAADCHSKMHHAVSSCLH, from the coding sequence ATGTTGAAAGTGTCCGTCGAAATCACCCTCGCAGGTCATCTCCTCAAACGCCTTCATCACGTTGGTTTACAAGCCGTGCATGCTGTCCCCGGAAATTACAACATAGAAATATTAAGGGAGGCCACCGATGCAGGGCTGGAATGGGTCGCATACCATAGCGACCTTAGTGCCGAGGTTGTGGCAGATGGATATGTACGAGTAAAGAGCATCGCTGCTCTGATGTCTTCATTCCAGAATATTTCATCATCAGTCTCGACCGCAATCACTTCCTCATTCAGGGATAGAATCCCAGTTGTGCTTGTGATTAGGACACCTCAGCGCAAGGCGCAAGCTCAGGCTACCAAATTCCACCATTCATTCTTCGATGCACAACCTGATATCCCTCGACAGCCTGACATTTTTCAAATACTTGCTGATTGCTTCGAAAATATCACCATCACCCAGGAGTTTCTTGTTGATCCCGGCGAGGCAGCTGACTGCCATTCGAAGATGCATCATGCAGTCTCTAGCTGTTTACATTGA
- a CDS encoding Acyl-CoA N-acyltransferase, producing MDDQVKSYPMHDTPRVVDKKDSNKDYFRQAQFAGGWIPGMDPKVDYTGVFEFGGSLGTLALMIGFPFLMWYMWIGAAYYDGKLPLPQNGESWVVFGKHLCHLVYTDAFPHFRAWRIYWTFYIFEAACYIFMPGFTCHGKALSHLKGKRLEYYCSAYSSLYFTIVLMFFLHYTGMFPIYTILDEFGPLMSVAILSGFLASFFAYFSAFARGAQHRITGYPIYDFFMGVELNPRMFGIMDFKMFYEVRIPWFMLLGLSCAAATRQYELYGYVSGEVLFLVMAHFLYANACAKAEHLITTTWDMYQEKLGFLLIFWNMAGVPMSYCHCVLYLDSRHPSTYAWNKDALKLLFVSYLFVYWVWDTANSQKNTFRMMERGKLVNRSTFPQLPWRHVDNPKTLETETGDVIFVDGWYGLARKVHYSCDMFFALSWALITGFDSPLPWFYPVFFAVMISHRAMRDIHKCKTKYGSTWDEYEKQVPYLFIPYVF from the exons ATGGACGACCAAGTCAAGTCTTACCCAATGCATGACACCCCTCGGGTCGTGGATAAAAAAGACTCGAACAAAGATTACTTCAGGCAAGCGCAATTCGCTGGCGGTTGGATACCTGGCATGGATCCCAAAGTGGACTATACAGGGGTGTTCGAATTCGGCGGTTCACTTGGAACCTTGGCACTTATGATAGGCTTCCCATTCCTAATGTGGTACATGTGGATTGGCGCTGCATACTATGATGGGAAGCTACCTCTGCCGCAAAACGGAGAGTCGTGGGTGGTCTTTGGAAAGCATCTGTGTCACCTTGTTTACACCGATGCGTTCCCACATTTCAGAGCGTGGCGCATCTACTGGACCTTTTACATCTTTGAGGCAGCATGCTACATCTTCATGCCTGGATTCACGTGCCATGGGAAGGCTCTTTCCCATCTGAAAGGCAAACGGCTGGAATATTATTGCTCAGCTTACAGTAGCTTGTATTTCACAATCGTCCTCATGTTCTTTCTACACTACACTGGAATGTTCCCAATCTACACCATCCTGGATGAATTCGGTCCTCTGATGTCGGTGGCGATTCTTTCTGGATTCCTCGCCAGCTTTTTTGCTTATTTTTCTGCGTTCGCTCGCGGTGCTCAGCACCGTATCACTGGTTACCCCATCTACGACTTCTTCATGGGAGTTGAGCTGAACCCACGGATGTTCGGAATCATGGACTTTAAGATGTTCTACGAAGTCCGCATTCCATGGTTCATGCTCTTGGGTTTGAGCTGCGCGGCTGCGACTCGCCAATATGAACTCTACGGATATGTTTCTGGTGAGGTGTTGTTCCTTGTCATGGCGCATTTTCTTTACGCCAACGCCTGCGCCAAAGCAGAACACCTCATCACTACAACATGGGACATGTACCAGGAGAAACTGGGATTCTTGTTGATCTTCTGGAACATGGCTGGTGTCCCTATGTCTTACTGCCACTGCGTCCTGTACCTGGATAGTCGCCACCCATCGACATATGCGTGGAATAAGGATGCATTGAAGCTATTGTTTGTGTCATATCTTTTCGTCTACTGGGTCTGGGACACAGCAAACAGCCAGAAGAATACCTTCCGCATGATGGAGCGAGGCAAATTGGTGAACCGCAGCACATTCCCCCAGCTTCCTTGGCGACATGTTGACAACCCAAAAACACTTGAGACAGAGACGGGCGATGTGATTTTCGTTGATGGGTGGTATGGGTTGGCTCGCAAAGTCCACTACAGCTGCGATATGTTTTTCGCTTTGTCGTGGGCACTGATCACCGGGTTTGATAGCCCCCTTCCATGGTTTTATCCTGTCTTCTTCGCCGTCATGATTAGCCACCGTGCCATGAGGGATATCCACAAGTGTAAAACCAAGTATGGATCGACTTGGGATGAGTACGAGAAGCAGGTTCCATACCTCTTCATTCCG TATGTGTTCTAA
- a CDS encoding Oligonucleotide transporter, whose amino-acid sequence MEGSASEQCRRTEGRPSVHQPRIDRIDDPALNYQVSATSPQSFTPRSLLVGLIIGALITFSNTYFGLQTGWISTMAMPSALIGFSVFKVLSKHLSFPFTPVENVLIQTVAGAVGTMPLGCGFVGVIPALEFLLKPGEDGPEGDGGEGEGGPLKLGFWKLVIWSLGVCLFGVVFAVPLRKEVIIREKLRFPSGTASALMLKVLHSSGGNEKVIAPESFCEGTLSTEPGAAVQLREDTDLLKDGDAEDQASKEQDWRSKMRILVGSFALSGVYTLFSYFVPLVHAIPLFGVGMAKNWLWTLNPSPAYIGQGIIMGPSTCMHMLFGAVLGWGVLSPLAKTRGWAPGPVNDWDTGSKAWIVWISLAIMLADSLVSLGWLLLKPIVNHFPRLIAWLRSTRAGQWIAIRLQSSQHSYVNYSTLESESHGLSNDNDDAHQTLVSTSEEDDAPRSQLISTRTVVILLPLTLLLNVICMHFVFGEIISPFLSTLATLLAVLLSIMGVRALGETDLNPVSGISKLTQLLFSLATPASQFSRRTALVTNLLAGAVSESGALQAGDMMQDLKTGHLLGASPKAQFYGQIIGSLVGAVLSTAVYKLYVNVYEIPGEMFQTPTAYVWIFTARLVTGQGLPSMAGQVSLIAGIVWVFLTALRIAAASPAYARDGNPPAWRAWIPGGIAVAVGIFNEPSFTLARAIGGIIAWWWARKNSESKMDQLVANGNASSMGSSIETELQDGQRSSETAEQAFEKTDAASSTVVVLASGLILGEGIMSIVNLLLASGHVQHL is encoded by the exons ATGGAAGGCAGTGCCTCCGAACAGTGCCGCAGAACTGAGGGAAGGCCGTCTGTGCATCAGCCGCGTATAGATCGCATCGATGACCCGGCACTAAACTATCAAGTCTCCGCCACGTCCCCTCAGAGCTTCACTCCGCGCTCACTTCTCGTTGGTCTTATTATCGGTGCCCTCATTACATTTTCAAATACCTACTTCGGGTTGCAAACAGGATGGATCAGCACAATGGCTATGCCGTCGGCCTTGATTGGCTTTTCGGTCTTCAAGGTCCTATCTAAACACCTGTCTTTTCCCTTTACGCCAGTTGAAAATGTCTTGATACAAACCGTTGCCGGTGCAGTTGGAACCATGCCACTTGGATGTGGATTTGTTGGCGTCATCCCTGCTCTGGAGTTCCTGCTGAAGCCTGGCGAAGATGGACCTGAAGGCGATGGTGGAGAGGGCGAAGGAGGTCCTTTAAAACTCGGCTTCTGGAAGCTAGTTATCTGGAGTCTGGGGGTATGTCTTTTTGGCGTGGTATTTGCGGTCCCATTACGAAAAGAGGTCATCATTCGAGAGAAACTACGTTTTCCAAGCGGTACCGCCTCTGCGTTGATGCTCAAGGTCTTGCATAGCTCTGGAGGCAACGAAAAGGTCATAGCACCGGAGAGTTTTTGTGAGGGGACTCTGAGCACCGAGCCCGGAGCAGCCGTTCAATTGCGAGAAGACACAGACCTCTTGAAGGATGGCGATGCTGAAGATCAAGCTTCCAAGGAGCAAGATTGGCGCTCAAAGATGCGCATCCTAGTTGGATCGTTTGCATTGTCGGGTGTATAT ACCCTTTTCTCCTACTTTGTCCCTCTAGTCCATGCCATCCCTCTGTTTGGCGTGGGCATGGCAAAGAACTGGCTGTGGACTCTTAACCCGTCACCCGCATATATCGGTCAAGGCATAATCATGGGCCCATCAACTTGCATGCATATGCTTTTCGGGGCAGTCTTGGGATGGGGCGTCCTATCACCGCTGGCTAAGACTCGCGGCTGGGCCCCCGGTCCGGTTAATGACTGGGACACTGGTAGCAAAGCATGGATTGTCTGGATATCGCTGGCTATCATGCTTGCTGACTCACTTGTTAGCCTTGGGTGGTTGCTGCTTAAGCCCATCGTGAATcactttccaaggttgataGCCTGGTTGCGATCCACTCGTGCCGGTCAATGGATTGCAATTCGACTGCAATCTTCTCAGCACTCATACGTCAACTACTCCACTTTGGAGTCGGAGTCTCATGGTTTGTCTAATGACAACGATGATGCCCACCAGACACTAGTATCTaccagcgaggaggacgatgCACCGCGATCTCAACTCATCTCAACACGTACAGTAGTGATTCTGCTTCCCCTTACCCTCCTCCTGAATGTTATATGCATGCACTTTGTCTTCGGTGAAATTATTTCCCCCTTTCTATCGACGTTGGCGACTCTGCTCGCCGTTCTCCTATCCATAATGGGTGTCCGGGCTCTTGGCGAAACCGATCTCAACCCAGTCTCGGGTATCAGCAAGCTGACACAACTTCTCTTTTCACTCGCTACACCGGCATCTCAATTTTCCAGACGCACTGCACTAGTGACTAACCTGCTTGCGGGTGCGGTCTCCGAGTCAGGAGCTCTGCAAGCCGGTGATATGATGCAAGATTTGAAGACCGGTCATCTTCTTGGCGCAAGTCCCAAGGCTCAGTTCTATGGCCAGATAATCGGCAGTCTTGTCGGTGCAGTTCTCTCAACTGCCGTATATAAATTATACGTTAACGTCTATGAGATCCCGGGTGAAATGTTCCAGACACCTACTGCGTATGTCTGGATTTTCACTGCCCGCCTTGTGACTGGCCAAGGGCTGCCCAGCATGGCTGGACAAGTATCTCTCATTGCTGGTATCGTGTGGGTGTTCCTTACTGCACTGAGGATCGCAGCTGCGTCCCCTGCCTATGCACGCGATGGGAACCCCCCTGCTTGGAGAGCTTGGATTCCCGGCGGTATTGCCGTTGCCGTTGGTATCTTTAATGAGCCTTCATTTACCCTGGCGAGAGCTATCGGTGGTATCATTGCATGGTGGTGGGCGCGCAAGAATTCCGAATCGAAGATGGACCAACTTGTTGCCAATGGAAACGCTTCCAGCATGGGATCCTCTATCGAGACTGAGCTGCAGGATGGGCAAAGGTCATCCGAAACAGCTGAGCAGGCATttgaaaaaacagatgccGCCTCCTCGACTGTCGTCGTCCTTGCCTCTGGTCTCATTTTGGGTGAAGGTATCATGAGCATCGTGAACCTTCTTCTTGCAAGTGGACACGTTCAACATCTCTGA
- a CDS encoding Major facilitator superfamily domain, general substrate transporter, translating to MATGALLQSTAYSLPHFIVGRIITGVGNGRNTSTVPTWQSESAKAHDRGKMVMIEGMLITGGHVIHRRKRGLPGGFLSPSRLCSLSLFSARFNLPESPRWLVMKGRTDEALEILEYLNEKSRNDPYIKNELLSIEKTVKEMNKGSYRSLFKMNEHREFHRVALAYVNQMFQQISGINLITYYLLAACNGTEHLMAAFIPNFIIEKAGRRPLMLFGAAGMSISMAVLAGTNYCLTVLNDSRAGIGQAVFLFVFNTFFAIGWLGMTWLYPAEIVPLRIRAPTNALSTSANWIFNFMVVMSTPVAFQNIGYKTSVIFAVINTFMFPCVYFFFPETRYRSLEELDAIFKKSTNVFNAVTISVKEPYRYDKHGELKPEYLEEAMRHASVDVHIAGAKFEGDKSGNEVKA from the exons ATGGCTACTGGCGCCCTACTGCAGTCTACCGCGTATTCTCTGCCCCATTTCATTGTCGGCAGAATTATCACAGGTGTTGGTAATGGCAGGAATACAAGTACCGTACCGACATGGCAGTCCGAATCAGCAAAGGCCCACGACCGCGGCAAGATGGTTATGATCGAGGGTATGCTCATCACGGGAGG GCATGTCATTCATCGGAGAAAAAGAGGGTTGCCTGGCGGTTTCCTCTCGCCTTCCAGATTATGTTCGCTATCATTATTTTCTGCTCGGTTCAACTTGCCCGAGTCACCAAGATGGCTTGTCATGAAAGGTCGGACCGACGAGGCCTTGGAGATTCTGGAGTATCTAAATGAGAAATCTCGAAATGACCCCTACATCAAGAATGAACTCCTCTCCATCGAGAAAACTGTCAAGGAAATGAACAAGGGCTCTTATAGAAGTTTGTTCAAGATGAACGAGCATcgagaattccatcgtgtggCACTTGCCTACGTCAACCAGATGTTCCAGCAGATTTCTGGAATCAATCTGATCACCTACTAT TTACTAGCTGCTTGCAACGGAACGGAGCATCTGATGGCTGCATTTATCCCCAATTTCATTATCGAGAAAGCTGGACGTCGCCCACTGATGCTGTTCGGT GCCGCCGGCATGTCAATTTCAATGGCCGTCCTAGCTGGTACCAACTACTGTTTGACCGTTCTTAATGATAGCCGCGCCGGCATTGGGCAGGCCGTGTTCCTTTTCGTCTTCAACACATTCTTCGCCATCGGCTGGCTCGGAATGACCTGGCTGTATCCGGCCGAAATCGTGCCTCTACGAATCCGTGCTCCAACCAATGCTCTATCTACCAGCGCTAACTGGATCTTCAACTTCATGGTTGTCATGAGCACACCCGTCGCATTCCAGAATATCGGATACAAGACCTCTGTCATCTTTGCTGTTAT AAACACATTCATGTTCCCGTGTGtatacttcttcttcccggaGACTCGTTACCGTTCGCTGGAAGAGTTGGACGCTATCTTCAAGAAATCGACCAACGTTTTCAACGCCGTAACCATCTCCGTCAAGGAACCTTACCGCTACGATAAGCATGGCGAGCTCAAACCTGAATATCTTGAGGAGGCCATGCGCCATGCCAGCGTTGATGTGCACATAGCCGGCGCGAAGTTCGAGGGCGATAAGAGTGGTAATGAAGTCAAGGCTTGA
- a CDS encoding Src homology-3 domain, giving the protein MHGHAHHSHARKVEELEERGEVVIVYKTMAPDFEGKVGGYVTGVQPLVATEVHAGVGAPVSAPARTKEQTTETQAIDEATTTNAAANEAVPTDVTTTEAKEEPTTIKETVAHTTHGTEAETTEVTKAETTDKKITITSESGAPITATSFVTSASPTSDSSQNVNDLFAATSTGSAKDSAVSASSTALGFTTSEGMTSGAKAGVAIGVIFGIGVIAALIFFFVYKKKRRQEGYQPENEKTIGSEGLPDGIAASFPPPPPPPSKPQTPSTPPQLNVRPVTQFAPDLSASGGLNPATDGASKSLSLATAAVTGAAAGSAACASRSLTDDFRPPTPPKSAGSDSNPFSDPVNPFNPATTSVTQTAHSVVEPATGPSASTYESSGSTVTAAAVGVTAEGVAAGVAAPSSRSSNDSERYHSAESRSHSPTGSTQSVTAPADAAAVTAVAAGAGAAGARVAAGAKAAGPAPPNNVYRVQMDFNPSMDDELELRSGALVRMVYEYDDGWALCMRLNSPQQGVVPRSCLSARPVMPRARPPPGPPGSRGPPIIGPDGRPVMPRGPPGPRFYPQDTRPKHPGGSGVSGPPPSRPYPGPGSAVQFPPVPRSMSPRSRGMPSLRSMSPGPGGIPGPRPGPRSMSPGPYAPPGMHRPVMPANQRQRSDSASNVAPLMAAPATPAVSSPLTALAPGPTVPQAPSPPAAPASATAVLPMPSPLAAPTPAPTTELPALPTSLPTSPSGSILRKPVPTQNAQPE; this is encoded by the coding sequence ATGCACGGGCATGCGCACCACAGCCATGCGCGCAAGGTGGAGGAACTAGAGGAGAGGGGAGAGGTCGTGATTGTTTACAAGACCATGGCTCCGGACTTTGAAGGAAAAGTGGGAGGCTATGTAACTGGCGTTCAACCCCTCGTTGCCACGGAAGTGCACGCTGGTGTTGGCGCTCCTGTCAGCGCACCTGCAAGGACTAAGGAACAAACAACCGAGACCCAAGCTATAGATGAGGCGACAACAACCAATGCGGCAGCAAACGAGGCGGTACCAACCGATGTGACAACAACCGAGGCGAAAGAGGAACCGACCACTATCAAAGAGACCGTGGCCCACACCACTCATGGAACTGAAGCGGAGACCACTGAGGTTACCAAGGCTGAAACAACCGACAAGAAAATCACCATTACAAGTGAGTCGGGGGCTCCTATCACAGCAACCTCCTTTGTGACTTCAGCATCGCCCACCTCGGACTCTTCCCAGAATGTCAACGATCTTTTCGCAGCAACCTCCACGGGATCGGCCAAAGACTCTGCTGTATCGGCCTCGTCAACTGCGCTCGGATTTACTACGTCTGAGGGTATGACTAGCGGTGCAAAGGCCGGTGTGGCTATCGGTGTTATTTTCGGCATTGGTGTGATTGCTGCcctgatcttcttctttgtctacaagaagaagagaagacaGGAGGGATATCAGCCCGAGAATGAGAAGACCATCGGTAGCGAAGGCCTGCCAGATGGTATTGCTGCATCTTtcccacctccacctccacctccttCCAAGCCGCAGACTCCTTCGACTCCCCCGCAGCTTAATGTTCGTCCCGTGACTCAATTCGCGCCTGATCTGAGCGCCAGCGGCGGCTTGAATCCAGCCACCGATGGTGCTTCTAAGAGTTTGAGCCTAGCCACTGCTGCTGTTACAGGTGCTGCAGCTGGCTCGGCCGCTTGCGCTTCTCGTAGTCTCACTGATGATTTCCGACCTCCCACTCCGCCAAAGTCTGCTGGGAGTGACTCTAACCCGTTTAGTGACCCTGTCAATCCTTTCAATCCAGCTACCACCTCTGTTACCCAGACCGCGCATTCGGTAGTAGAACCAGCTACTGGACCATCTGCATCAACCTATGAGTCATCTGGATCGACCGTCACCGCTGCCGCGGTCGGTGTTACAGCCGAGGGTGTTGCAGCAGGTGTTGCTGCTCCTTCATCTCGATCGTCCAATGATTCTGAGCGGTACCATTCCGCCGAATCACGCAGCCATTCCCCAACTGGCTCGACCCAATCCGTCACAGCCCCTGCTGATGCTGCCGCTGTCACGGCTGTTGCTGCCGGCGCTGGTGCCGCAGGAGCTAGAGTCGCAGCAGGTGCCAAGGCTGCTGGCCCAGCACCCCCTAACAATGTTTACCGTGTGCAAATGGATTTCAACCCCTCAATGGACGATGAGCTTGAACTTCGCTCTGGAGCTCTTGTACGCATGGTTTACGAGTACGACGATGGATGGGCTCTCTGCATGCGCCTTAACAGCCCCCAGCAAGGAGTTGTCCCACGCTCTTGCCTGTCGGCTCGCCCTGTGATGCCTCGCGCTCGTCCACCCCCGGGCCCTCCTGGCTCTCGCGGTCCACCCATCATCGGCCCTGACGGTCGCCCAGTGATGCCTAGAGGTCCGCCCGGTCCAAGATTCTATCCTCAAGATACCCGGCCGAAACACCCAGGTGGTTCCGGCGTGTCTGGACCTCCGCCTTCTCGTCCTTACCCTGGCCCCGGGTCTGCTGTCCAGTTCCCGCCAGTTCCCCGCTCAATGTCTCCGAGATCGCGTGGAATGCCCAGCCTGCGCTCAATGTCTCCCGGACCTGGTGGCATACCTGGCCCTCGGCCCGGCCCGCGCTCGATGAGCCCTGGTCCGTACGCACCTCCTGGAATGCATCGGCCTGTGATGCCCGCCAACCAACGCCAGCGCAGCGATAGTGCCAGCAACGTCGCTCCGCTCATGGCAGCGCCCGCCACGCCTGCAGTGTCAAGTCCATTGACCGCTCTCGCTCCTGGTCCCACTGTGCCACAAGCTCCGAGTCCCCCAGCCGCTCCTGCGTCTGCTACTGCAGTGCTGCCGATGCCAAGTCCCTTGGCCGCTCCGACCCCTGCTCCCACCACCGAGCTTCCAGCCCTTCCAACCTCTCTGCCGACTTCTCCGTCCGGCTCGATTTTGCGAAAGCCTGTCCCCACCCAGAACGCTCAACCTGAATGA